From the Populus nigra chromosome 13, ddPopNigr1.1, whole genome shotgun sequence genome, the window CACTCACTTTGTGACAATGATAATGCAAGTTCATGCATTAAATCATGCATTTTAAAGAAAGCAACATAATCCCAATCCTCATAATCTTGGAAGAAACATCTTGACATCAACTCGCGCACATAACGCAAGCCAACATCTTCCAACTTCTCATTTGGATTTGATGATGGGAGAATGAGCCCCTGTGCCATCCAAAAATGCACCAATGAGATATCATAGAATGGGTAATCTTTTGGAAAAACGGAGCAATAAAGAAAGCATCTTTTCAGGTGTGTCGGCAGTCTTTGATAACTTATTTTCAAGGCAGGTAAAATACCATCTCCCTCTTCTTCCCACTTCTCACTGTCTCTCACCGATTCCCACTCTTTTTCATCAGTTTTACCATACAGTTGAGTCCCCAAGTTAATCACTGCCAGAGGAACTTGCTTGCATTTGGCCACTATTTCTTTCCCAATTCCAACCAAATTTGGATACAACTCCATTTGCCCTTCCTTGAATGCACACTTGTAAAACAACGACAGACAGTCCTCTTGACCAAGAAGACTTAGGTTGTACGCAGTATTAACAGTACCCATAATCTCAGCAACACGCTGACTACGGGTAGTCACTATAATCTTACTTCCATCAGCACCTTTTGATAACAAAGGCTTCAACAACAACCATTTTTGAGCATCATCATTCCAAACATCATCCAAAAGAAGCAGGTATTTCCTACCCTTCAAAatttcttctagttttttttcaagttcaccCTCATTGAAATCCGCACATCTTTCCCCAGTTGCAGATTTAATAATCTTTTGTATCACATGTTTCAAGGAAAAATCATCTGAAACACATGCCTCCATCTTCAGTTCAAAATGACTTTTTACATTTTCAGCATCACACACCGATTTGGCAAGAGATGTCTTCCCCAAGCCTCCCATTCCTACTATCGGAAGGACAAAGGGATGTGCATCACCAACCTTAAAAGGTGTTATTAAAAGGTTGATGATGCGCTCTGTATCTTTATCTCTTCCGATAAGACCGGAAAAGCTCTCAAAGGATCGGTTGATCTCTGTTTCATCATGCAAGACATGACCACAATCAATAGTCTGCTCGCTGAGGTTGAAGTCAGACTTAAGAGATGAAATCTCAGCTAGTCTTTCTATGATCTTCTTTATCTTATGACCCATTCTTAAACGGAATGCAATCTTATTAGAGCTTGAAAAGAAGTGTCGTACCTTTCTGCTGGTGCTCCCTGTAGTTTTCACCACCTCTCTTCGCAAAGTTTCGCACTCTATTTCGTCCAGCATGTCCTCAGCATCATGCAAGACTTCTGTGAGATCGTTGAGCCAGAACCGAATCCTCTCATTCTTTGATTGTTTCTGCTCAGCATCGGACAGCACCGCGTTGATGGCTTTCAATCTCTTTTCAAGACCAGCAATGTCAGCTTCAAGTCCCCATGCCAAACGAAATTCTTGAACAGCAAAAGAGCCTAACTTCCATAGAAGGGATTTTGCAATCTCGGCTGCAAAAGCTTCGGCCATTTTCTTTTTGAGTGAGGGGAGAAGtgtttgataggaaaaaatGATTGAGATAAGAGTGGAGTTCCGCTTTCTGAGTGGAGAGGAGAAGTCGTTGAGTCTTCTTGATTAAAATGTACAATGGCTCCATGGATCGCTTGTTTAGGTGGTTGTTCTcctgttgtctttcttttcttttctttataatattaGCGATCGATTTAATCCTTGATTATTTTTGAGTAGTTGACCAAGAAGCTATAATCCCACCCTACGTACGTGTTATCTTAATTTATGTACCCAATTGTGAAGTTGAGGagggaaaataataaataataaaataaatacattattaACTTATTTGATAcattatatttgatatcaattgaAATTGTGGCTTGGAAAACAGGGATATATGTTAATATCACGGCCGAAGGTTTCACAAAACAAGACCCCACCGTGAAGTATCCACGCGTCCAAATTGACTTCATTGACTAATCAGCAGGCATCTTCCCTCTAACGTGTTGACAGGTTCAGCCTCCATGGGACCTTCCAGGGTCCCTTTGCTTTTATacaattaaagaatattttaccATATTCTTAAGTGGCGGACGACCcttaatgctttgaaaaaaatatgcacTGCCCAGATTTACTCAGGCGACCTGCTGTCGCAAAAAAAATCGAGTTACTTTCTGTTTTTAATCATATCTGTCTGGATTAAATGTGTAcagatgaattagaaaaatcgctgtaatttttttataaaactatggatttctataatattttttatattgattttttatatatataatctttttattttttttttattgttatgatttttttaaattattttagctgattttattttataatattgaaatgattgagaatttaattttgtaatttttttattattttatttttctaccatgttaatataatttataggtTAGTTGAAATAATCTAGATTATCCCaatttatggatttgatgagtttttttaattgcacttgactttttataatttatttttttatattattaaaaaaaatagttttggtgaaaaattatgttattaaattttttgaagtaacagaaattaaagaatatagaggaaatcattgttttttttttttgaatttttattaaaaaaaatttaaaatttatctttttgaattttattttttaaaattaaaatttttaaaaattaggtcTGTAATTTACTAACCTGAAGAGTGTGGAGTACAGATTCTAGTTTTCAATTGTATCTTTCATCTGTAGAATGCTGTAGTAGAAGTGCTTTCTGAGTCAAAGAGGGACAAGACGACAAAAGGCAAGAGTGAAAGACGTTCGTTCGGTCTCTTCTTTTATTCTATCCCACTTGAAGATTATCATTAATCAGGTGTTATTAAAAAAGGCTGAACATAGACTTCAAAACGGAGCTCACAAATGGATGGAACTCCTTTTGCCCTTCcttccttctttgttttttgttttttttaccgtGGATGTATAGGTTAGCTTatacgcacctcgactaatatCTCAAGAGCTCTGGAACTATTCACTTTTCAATTACACTATTAATTACTGTTCTTTacacaaaatcaccgacggattgaaaagtcatcggtgttatttgatggttttctaaaaaatttagaataaattaaaaatttaaattaaatattacagacggaatcactgGTGGATTGAAAAATCGTCGGTAATATTTGGtagtttctgaaatttttttattaaattaaaattttaaatcaaatattacagatggaatcacaaacaaaatgattaaaaatattaatatttaattatccatcaGTAAAACGCCCTAATAAAAAGTCTAGAATCCCTAATTTCACAACAGACTcatctcctttcttcttcttcttcttcttcttcttcttctttttccctaatatgtaaaaaacatcaatatccatttctttttcttctcttctctcctcaactacttctcttctcctccatgctcAAGTAtgtcttctcattttttttcgtcttagtttttttttaaattagtatactttacaatattttttttcttcttagcttcacttgcaactacattaaggtgagatttttttttccatgttttttccattatttttgtttttcattttatttttaattgttttcgttcctaataattgtatgaatgttgttgtaggattttttttttcatatgagattaatttttagttgatttatttataggatttttaaatttttttcttatgaacttttttagttgaatttattttttcatgctatttatttgttgcaaatttgtttgagttgattttcttctctctttttttcaagcattttgagtacTATAGAgcgttgatttatattaatttaattattagttatgtaaaatagattttttttaaaaaaaaatttaataattatcaaCGGAATTACATACGGTATTTTACTGAGGGAAATACCATCGGAATgaagcaaataattttttttgcacactttttccatcggtaaatccatcggtaataatatttttttattactaacgAACTTACCGACGGGcaaaaaattatcaacgaaAGAGTCACTGACGGAGCATTTCTGTCGgtgattttgttggtaaattaattaccaacgaAATGATGGTGCAAGTAGCAACAGAAAAATTTGTCGGTAACTCAGTTCATAGGTTTGAGGTACTAGCCCGGCTTACCTGATTCACAGGTTTGACAAGTTTACCCAccgatattatattttttttttgtttttggtcttttaattatttttaatttatatcttctcgatttcatcatttaatattagattggttgagaaatagattgcattattgatttttatttgctttctaaagATAATTGTCTTaaataagtgtttatttttaggttggtgcttaattttataaatatttgtttttatcatatgatttaataaaaaaaatataaaaaattattaaaaccaaTAAAGTCTATGAACTAGGTCGTGACACTCTCAAGAGTTGTGTGCCAGACCACATTGTTGGACCCGGCAGCAGCTGCAAGCCCAACTGTGCCTGGACCTGGCTAGCTGCCAGGACGAGTTGCACTTGGGTCTAGCACGCTGATTGCCCCAACTGCACCTAGGTCTCGCAAGCGCAAGACCCAGCAGCGTGCTAGGCCTAATGCACCTTTGTTTGGGGTGTATTTGGTGCTGACATGTGCTACATTATAGATcagatcaatttaaaaaaaaaaacatataaaagaaacatCCAGtcattgctaatatttttttctagtaaaaaaatcttaaaccaTATGAAGGTTGATTCGATATGACATGATCGACTTGATAAGACAAATGCTACCTAGATTACTGGTAAAAATATAGGTTGATGCACAAAAATTAAagacaacatcttttttttaataatattgaaatagcaaaatattgaattgatctcggccaacccaagttaacttgtcaaattcatgacccggatcatgagaccatgataacctcatataaagcaaatcaaaataaattatgaagctcaattctcaatcaactcaatattgaggaatgaaattgaaaaaaaaaagtaattgaaaaataataaaaaatttgacttgagtTAACCTGCTAAACTCGTGATTTGAGTTAGGAAAtcgagataatctcatagaaagtaagcaaaaaaataatctaaatcaGCTCAGGTTAATCTTCCAAGCCTGCTACCAAGGTCATAAGACAttgataaccccatagaaaaaaaatcaaaataaattatgagattcaatttacaataatttcaatgttgaaggttgaaattgaaaagaaaaaatcaatctaaaaataagaCACAATAAAACGACTTCAGTCTACTCGGGTTATCTCGTAAAACACGTGGCTTGAGTCACAAAGgtaagataacctcatataaatcaaaccaaaaaaaatcatgaagcctaattaataatcaactcaaatttgaatgatgaaattgaaaaaaattatcaattaataaagaaaaataaactcgagtcaactaggttaacccgccAGACATATGACCCGAGTTATGAGATCGAGAcaaccttatagaaaacaaactaaaataaatcatgaagtctaataaTCAACCTAAAGTTAAACggtgaaaataagaaaaaaatatcaattaaaaaaaaattgaggtaaCCGAGTTAACTCGTTTTGAAGTATGAAATTaggagaataaaaataattatagaaaaaaagcaaaaaaaatactattaaaataaacagTGTTTTTATAAAGCTGTATAGTAAAAACATATGTCGAGAAGAGTAATTCAATTGGCTTTTCCAAACTTTTgagtattttttgaaaaagattcaaaataatatttttagtattttataaattttttaatggggaaatataaagaaaaaacaatatctaaaaatattactgtaatatattatttttgaaaaaaacttttaaaattaccctacattagaaaaaaaaactgcctTATTTTCTGATATGTGTTTGAATTATTGTCTTTGGCATGGACCCGTATCTTTGactattgaaatttattttaattttaaaagtttttttggtggaatttatGTGCTTTTACTAGTGCACTAAATGCACCCATTTCAATAAAGGAGCTTAGCCGGTGCACTTCTTTGGCTTGGACCCACATCTTTGACCATTGTTTgcccttattttatttttactctaaagTAGCCTAAATTAATCGATTAAATTCGTGATTTGAATAAGAagattgatataattttataaataattaatttcttattatgaGTGAATTACAGCTGCGGAGCATCTTTGAATattgtttgcctttttttttcttttttcttttttactctaAATGGTTTGTGGATGGGTTCGTAGAATTTGGGTAAACCCCTAACTTTTGCAAAGACCAAATAGAGTAAACAGTTGTTTTTTCGTTGTGTACGAAATTATTTGGGAACTTttgttccaaaaaaatttatttattttttattaaaatttaatatggtttatatattttgaatcgatatgctgatgttaaaaataatttttaaaaaataaaaaatattattggtatacatttcagcatgaaaaattatttaaaaataaactgttACTACACTATAAACATACGTTAATTATTGCCtacaaatcaatttattattatgagTGCATTACAGCTGCGGAGCATAGTAAATTCTGAGTATTGATATGAAGAGGAAAAACGCCACACCCTTGATTTTATTccgtaatttaattttaactttgcATTCTGAAATTTGCAGTTAAAACACGAATATGTTAATCCCATGACTGCCAACAATTTTCacattcataattatttttggtttgatttaatttttatacaaataaataattaaattagtttttttaaaaaaaatcaaaatcaaacagaaattaattcaaaccaactagttttagttatttaaaaaaaaaccagttaaAACCGGTTCTAAATAGTTGTTTGCTTGCAATATTTGTCGttgtaaattataaaatggCTACTTGGGATGCTATTTGTGTGGGGAAgtgagacttttttttaatttaggtgATGGAGTATTTATATAATTGACTTCATTGACTAATCAGCAGGCATCCTCCATCTAACGTGTTGACAGGTTCAGTCTACATCATGAAACACATGGACCTGCGAGGGTCCCTTTGCTTTTCTACAAGTAAACGAGATGGCATGGCGCATGTTGTcgtgaatttataaaataaatatatttaataatattataattatgaattagtattatataaataataatagaaattaaaagtatgatagagctaatattttataataaaaaaatggttgt encodes:
- the LOC133671174 gene encoding putative disease resistance protein RGA3; protein product: MAEAFAAEIAKSLLWKLGSFAVQEFRLAWGLEADIAGLEKRLKAINAVLSDAEQKQSKNERIRFWLNDLTEVLHDAEDMLDEIECETLRREVVKTTGSTSRKVRHFFSSSNKIAFRLRMGHKIKKIIERLAEISSLKSDFNLSEQTIDCGHVLHDETEINRSFESFSGLIGRDKDTERIINLLITPFKVGDAHPFVLPIVGMGGLGKTSLAKSVCDAENVKSHFELKMEACVSDDFSLKHVIQKIIKSATGERCADFNEGELEKKLEEILKGRKYLLLLDDVWNDDAQKWLLLKPLLSKGADGSKIIVTTRSQRVAEIMGTVNTAYNLSLLGQEDCLSLFYKCAFKEGQMELYPNLVGIGKEIVAKCKQVPLAVINLGTQLYGKTDEKEWESVRDSEKWEEEGDGILPALKISYQRLPTHLKRCFLYCSVFPKDYPFYDISLVHFWMAQGLILPSSNPNEKLEDVGLRYVRELMSRCFFQDYEDWDYVAFFKMHDLMHELALSLSQSECSIIDSQNHQISKTTRHLSVLDSDSFFHKTLPKFSNEFHHVRSIVFVDSIMGPTCKADFKKCLSEFEHLRCLELMDDSEFEVFPERIGALKHLRYLKYRSNANMKRQPKSLFKLQNLQALVTGFGLEELPKDVRYMISLKFLSLATQLKRLPEEGIGRLECLQTLFIVGCENLENLCEDMQGLKSLRKLLISSCGSLISLPRSIKCLTTLEGFFINNCKKLDLMTIEEEKEKKIQPLSLSLRIVLFASLPATLALPEQFLQGSAESLQTLIITDCPNIREMPDCIGNLKKLQNLEVIYCPSLSKRCREGRGEDWLKIAHIPKIKVDDDDSGEETSG